A single Thermoanaerobacterium sp. RBIITD DNA region contains:
- a CDS encoding pitrilysin family protein yields MSIYKDKISNGINLYINQMKKFKTITINIYIHNKLGDDATEFALLPSVLKRGSKNIKTYKEITKYLEGLYGATLLFSVYKKGERQIGQFRLEIADSNYIKDDITEEGIKFLADILLNPLVVNNGFNKIYVDQEKEIQRNLINSRINEKTKYAVDRCIEEMCKDENYSIYELGNVDYLDKIDESNLYEYYKKCIRTLPIDIYVTGNVDKEKIKYFFEKYFNINRDNIIDIPDTPIYKKIEKVNYVREELDVTQGKLTLGFRTNVKPSDSEYFPLLVYSGVLGGGPFSKLFMNVREKASLAYYAHSRLERFKGLMLIMSGIEIKNYQKALDIILKQIEEIKNGNITDYEFDSTLKALNTSMNSIKDNATQISDFYLSQNLAHLDYDIDEFLHKINEVTINDVVDVSKKIELDTVYFMTNKEGGTQK; encoded by the coding sequence ATGTCCATTTATAAGGATAAAATTAGTAATGGTATAAATCTCTACATAAATCAAATGAAAAAATTTAAAACAATTACGATAAACATTTATATACATAATAAGCTTGGAGATGACGCCACAGAATTTGCTTTGTTACCTTCAGTATTAAAAAGAGGAAGTAAGAATATTAAAACATATAAAGAAATAACTAAATATCTAGAGGGTTTATATGGTGCTACATTATTGTTTTCAGTATATAAAAAAGGTGAAAGGCAGATAGGACAATTTAGACTAGAGATAGCCGATAGTAACTACATTAAAGATGATATTACAGAAGAAGGAATTAAATTTTTAGCAGATATATTATTGAATCCATTAGTTGTGAATAATGGGTTTAATAAAATATACGTTGACCAGGAAAAAGAAATACAAAGAAATTTAATAAATTCAAGGATAAATGAAAAGACAAAATATGCTGTCGATAGGTGTATAGAAGAAATGTGCAAAGATGAGAATTATTCTATATACGAGCTTGGCAATGTAGATTACCTCGACAAAATTGATGAATCTAATCTCTATGAATATTATAAAAAATGTATAAGGACATTGCCAATTGACATATATGTAACAGGGAATGTTGACAAAGAGAAAATCAAATATTTTTTCGAAAAATATTTTAATATCAATAGAGATAATATCATCGATATACCGGATACTCCGATATATAAGAAAATAGAAAAAGTTAATTATGTAAGAGAAGAATTAGATGTTACACAAGGTAAATTGACATTAGGATTTAGAACAAATGTAAAACCGAGTGATAGCGAATATTTCCCGCTTCTTGTATATAGTGGGGTTCTTGGTGGTGGTCCATTTTCAAAATTATTTATGAATGTTAGGGAAAAGGCGAGTCTTGCATATTATGCGCATTCAAGGCTTGAAAGATTTAAAGGCCTTATGCTTATAATGTCAGGTATAGAAATAAAAAATTATCAGAAGGCTTTAGATATTATATTAAAACAAATTGAAGAAATAAAAAACGGTAATATAACTGACTATGAATTTGATTCAACATTAAAGGCATTAAATACATCGATGAATTCTATAAAAGATAATGCAACACAGATTTCTGATTTTTATTTGTCACAGAATTTGGCACATTTGGATTATGATATAGACGAATTTTTACATAAAATAAATGAAGTGACTATAAATGATGTTGTTGATGTTTCAAAAAAGATAGAGTTAGATACTGTATATTTTATGACTAATAAAGAAGGAGGGACTCAAAAATGA